The following coding sequences lie in one Isoptericola variabilis 225 genomic window:
- the atpA gene encoding F0F1 ATP synthase subunit alpha translates to MAELTIRPEEIRAALDSFVKSYEPAGVVSEEVGRVTLAADGIANVEGLPGAMANELLRFEDGTLGLALNLDVRQIGVVVLGEFTGIEEGQEVRRTGEVLSVPVGEGYLGRVVDPLGNPIDGLGEIATEGRRALELQAPGVMQRKSVHEPLQTGIKAIDSMIPIGRGQRQLIIGDRQTGKTAIAIDTIINQKANWESGDPKKQVRCIYVAVGQKGSTIAAVRGALEEAGALEYTTIVAAPASDPAGFKYLAPYTGSAIGQHWMYDGKHVLIIFDDLSKQAEAYRAVSLLLRRPPGREAYPGDVFYLHSRLLERCAKLSDELGAGSMTGLPMIETKANDVSAYIPTNVISITDGQIFLQSDLFNADQRPAVDVGISVSRVGGDAQVKAMKKVSGTLKLELAQYRSLEAFAMFASDLDAASRGQLARGAVLMELLKQPQYTPYPVEEQVASIWAGTKGKLDDVPVEDVKRFEAELLDHLRRNTDVLTTIAETGKLEDDTEQALAAAVDDFRKGFVKSGGAPLVGGAVEGEADVEQEQLVVQKKA, encoded by the coding sequence ATGGCTGAGCTGACGATCCGGCCGGAGGAGATCCGGGCCGCTCTGGACAGCTTCGTGAAGTCGTACGAGCCCGCGGGCGTGGTGAGCGAGGAGGTCGGTCGTGTCACCCTGGCCGCCGACGGCATCGCCAACGTCGAGGGCCTCCCGGGCGCCATGGCCAACGAGCTGCTGCGCTTCGAGGACGGCACGCTCGGCCTCGCCCTGAACCTGGACGTGCGCCAGATCGGCGTCGTCGTCCTCGGTGAGTTCACCGGTATCGAGGAGGGTCAGGAGGTCCGCCGCACCGGCGAGGTCCTCTCGGTCCCCGTCGGCGAGGGCTACCTCGGCCGCGTGGTCGACCCGCTGGGCAACCCGATCGACGGCCTCGGCGAGATCGCGACCGAGGGCCGCCGCGCCCTCGAGCTGCAGGCGCCCGGCGTCATGCAGCGCAAGTCGGTCCACGAGCCGCTGCAGACCGGCATCAAGGCGATCGACTCGATGATCCCGATCGGCCGCGGTCAGCGTCAGCTGATCATCGGCGACCGCCAGACCGGCAAGACGGCGATCGCGATCGACACGATCATCAACCAGAAGGCCAACTGGGAGTCGGGCGACCCGAAGAAGCAGGTCCGCTGCATCTACGTCGCCGTCGGCCAGAAGGGCTCGACGATCGCGGCGGTGCGCGGCGCCCTCGAGGAGGCCGGCGCGCTCGAATACACGACGATCGTCGCCGCCCCGGCGTCCGACCCGGCGGGCTTCAAGTACCTCGCCCCGTACACCGGCTCGGCCATCGGCCAGCACTGGATGTACGACGGCAAGCACGTCCTGATCATCTTCGACGACCTGTCGAAGCAGGCCGAGGCCTACCGTGCCGTGTCGCTGCTGCTGCGCCGCCCGCCGGGCCGCGAGGCCTACCCGGGCGACGTCTTCTACCTGCACTCCCGCCTGCTCGAGCGCTGCGCGAAGCTCTCCGACGAGCTGGGTGCCGGCTCGATGACCGGCCTGCCGATGATCGAGACCAAGGCGAACGACGTGTCGGCGTACATCCCGACGAACGTCATCTCCATCACGGACGGCCAGATCTTCCTCCAGTCCGACCTGTTCAACGCCGACCAGCGCCCCGCGGTCGACGTCGGCATCTCCGTCTCGCGAGTCGGCGGTGACGCGCAGGTCAAGGCGATGAAGAAGGTCTCCGGCACGCTCAAGCTCGAGCTCGCGCAGTACCGCTCGCTCGAGGCGTTCGCGATGTTCGCGTCCGACCTCGACGCGGCGTCGCGCGGCCAGCTGGCCCGCGGTGCGGTGCTCATGGAGCTGCTCAAGCAGCCCCAGTACACGCCGTACCCGGTCGAGGAGCAGGTCGCGTCCATCTGGGCCGGCACGAAGGGCAAGCTCGACGACGTCCCGGTCGAGGACGTCAAGCGCTTCGAGGCCGAGCTCCTGGACCACCTGCGCCGCAACACCGACGTCCTGACGACGATCGCGGAGACCGGCAAGCTCGAGGACGACACCGAGCAGGCGCTCGCCGCGGCCGTCGACGACTTCCGCAAGGGCTTCGTCAAGAGCGGCGGTGCCCCGCTCGTCGGTGGCGCGGTCGAGGGCGAGGCGGACGTCGAGCAGGAGCAGCTCGTCGTGCAGAAGAAGGCCTGA
- a CDS encoding F0F1 ATP synthase subunit delta, protein MRGTSGASLAAAQERFEPVLQAAGTDALTLGEQLFAVVDALDESGALRRSLADPSRDGEDKARLVSAVLAGGFDERVVDLVSGLARSRWSSDGDLVDAVERLGVDASLASAEARGALEAVEDELFRLTRVLVGQREARQALSDPTASRERRAALVDALVGDKVDPVTHALARRATTALRGRRFVPTLIWYGDVAAERRKRVVASVTSGTVLTADQERRLGAVLERAYGRPVQLNVTVDPSVIGGLRIQVGADVVDSTVLSRLADARRRLAG, encoded by the coding sequence ATGCGGGGAACGAGCGGAGCATCGCTGGCGGCAGCCCAGGAGCGTTTCGAGCCGGTGCTGCAGGCCGCGGGCACGGACGCGCTGACCCTCGGCGAGCAGCTGTTCGCCGTCGTGGACGCGCTCGACGAGTCCGGCGCGCTGCGTCGCTCGCTCGCGGACCCGTCCCGTGACGGCGAGGACAAGGCGCGTCTCGTGTCGGCCGTGCTGGCCGGCGGGTTCGACGAGCGGGTCGTGGACCTCGTCTCGGGCCTCGCACGCTCGCGGTGGTCGAGCGATGGGGACCTGGTCGACGCCGTCGAGCGGCTCGGTGTGGACGCGTCGCTCGCGTCGGCCGAGGCGCGCGGCGCGCTCGAGGCGGTCGAGGACGAGCTGTTCCGGCTCACGCGGGTCCTCGTGGGCCAGCGCGAGGCGCGGCAGGCCCTCTCCGACCCGACGGCGAGCCGCGAGCGGCGCGCGGCGCTGGTCGACGCGCTCGTCGGCGACAAGGTCGACCCGGTCACGCACGCGCTCGCGCGTCGTGCCACGACGGCGCTCCGCGGGCGCCGGTTCGTGCCGACCCTCATCTGGTACGGCGACGTCGCGGCCGAACGGCGCAAGCGGGTCGTCGCGTCGGTGACCAGCGGGACCGTCCTCACCGCCGACCAGGAGCGGCGCCTCGGCGCGGTCCTGGAGCGCGCCTACGGCCGTCCCGTCCAGCTCAACGTGACCGTCGACCCGTCCGTCATCGGCGGGCTGCGGATCCAGGTCGGCGCCGACGTCGTCGACTCCACCGTGCTGTCCCGCCTGGCCGACGCCCGTCGGCGGTTGGCCGGCTGA
- a CDS encoding F0F1 ATP synthase subunit B: MTAVRSAAPVVVAAEETEVSGLDLFLPAGYDLLWSAVITLVIAFVFYRYVLPRFNAVLDERTAKIEGGLAKAEQAQQEAAAALAEYHQQLADARAEAAQTREEARAEGAAIVAEMRAKAQEDAQRIVETAKRQIEAERQAAAVSLRAEVGVLATELASKIVGESLQDQARQSRVVDRFLDELEATVTQPVGAKEN; encoded by the coding sequence ATGACGGCGGTGCGGAGCGCCGCCCCGGTCGTGGTGGCGGCGGAGGAGACGGAGGTCTCGGGCCTCGACCTGTTCCTGCCCGCCGGGTACGACCTGCTCTGGTCGGCGGTCATCACCCTCGTCATCGCGTTCGTCTTCTACCGCTACGTCCTGCCCCGCTTCAACGCGGTGCTGGACGAGCGGACCGCGAAGATCGAGGGCGGCCTGGCGAAGGCGGAGCAGGCCCAGCAGGAGGCCGCGGCGGCGCTGGCGGAGTACCACCAGCAACTCGCGGACGCTCGTGCCGAGGCCGCGCAGACCCGTGAGGAGGCCCGCGCCGAGGGTGCGGCCATCGTCGCGGAGATGCGGGCGAAGGCCCAGGAGGACGCCCAGCGGATCGTCGAGACGGCCAAGCGGCAGATCGAGGCGGAGCGTCAGGCCGCGGCCGTGTCGCTGCGCGCCGAGGTCGGCGTCCTGGCGACCGAGCTGGCGTCGAAGATCGTCGGCGAGTCGCTGCAGGACCAGGCCCGCCAGTCGCGCGTGGTCGACCGCTTCCTCGACGAGCTCGAGGCGACGGTCACGCAGCCCGTCGGCGCCAAGGAGAACTGA
- a CDS encoding ATP synthase F0 subunit C, whose protein sequence is MDVTTLAEVTGNLNSVGYGLAAVGPGIGLGILIGKTIEGIARQPEVAGQLRATMFLGVAFVELLALLGLVAGFLFPAAG, encoded by the coding sequence GTGGACGTCACCACCCTCGCCGAGGTCACCGGTAACCTCAACTCCGTCGGCTACGGCCTCGCCGCGGTCGGCCCGGGCATCGGTCTCGGCATCCTCATCGGCAAGACCATCGAGGGCATCGCGCGCCAGCCCGAGGTCGCCGGCCAGCTCCGCGCCACCATGTTCCTCGGTGTCGCGTTCGTCGAGCTGCTCGCGCTCCTGGGTCTGGTCGCCGGCTTCCTCTTCCCGGCCGCGGGCTGA
- the atpB gene encoding F0F1 ATP synthase subunit A produces MPACAWSHARTYRPPGVLLFTSATPSLLAASEGEGGFHAPSITDFFPPAILFEGTPFQIDRIWIIRVIATAVLLTVFVVAARRAKLVPGRFQNVVEMILDFVRVQVAEQILGKEHAKRFLPMLTTIFLTILAFNLTGLVPGLNLAGTSRIGLPLVLALWVFATYWWVGIRQHGLGNYLKNNLFPPGIPKFVYVIVMPIELLQLLIIRPGSLALRLAANMIAGHIMLVLAFAATHYFVFEAAPAMKAFAALSLVGGFAFTAFELLVAGLQAYIFALLAAVYINLSLEEEH; encoded by the coding sequence GTGCCCGCGTGCGCGTGGTCGCACGCTCGGACCTATCGACCTCCGGGAGTCCTCCTGTTCACGTCAGCGACCCCCAGCCTGCTCGCCGCCTCCGAGGGTGAGGGCGGTTTCCACGCGCCGTCCATCACGGACTTCTTCCCGCCGGCGATCCTCTTCGAGGGGACCCCGTTCCAGATCGACCGCATCTGGATCATCCGCGTCATCGCGACGGCGGTGCTCCTGACCGTCTTCGTCGTGGCCGCCCGCCGCGCGAAGCTCGTACCGGGCCGCTTCCAGAACGTCGTCGAGATGATCCTGGACTTCGTCCGGGTCCAGGTCGCCGAGCAGATCCTCGGCAAGGAGCACGCCAAGCGCTTCCTGCCCATGCTCACGACGATCTTCCTGACGATCCTCGCGTTCAACCTCACGGGTCTCGTCCCGGGCCTCAACCTCGCCGGCACGTCGCGCATCGGCCTGCCGCTCGTCCTCGCCCTGTGGGTCTTCGCGACCTACTGGTGGGTCGGCATCCGGCAGCACGGCCTCGGGAACTACCTCAAGAACAACCTGTTCCCGCCGGGGATCCCGAAGTTCGTCTACGTCATCGTGATGCCGATCGAGCTGCTCCAGCTCCTGATCATCCGCCCGGGCTCGCTCGCCCTGCGACTCGCGGCCAACATGATCGCCGGCCACATCATGCTGGTCCTGGCCTTCGCGGCGACGCACTACTTCGTGTTCGAGGCGGCCCCCGCGATGAAGGCGTTCGCCGCCCTGTCGCTCGTCGGCGGCTTCGCCTTCACGGCGTTCGAGCTGCTGGTCGCCGGCCTGCAGGCGTACATCTTCGCCCTGCTCGCCGCGGTCTACATCAACCTGTCGCTGGAGGAGGAGCACTGA
- a CDS encoding glycosyltransferase family 4 protein: MRTYVLLMLVAAAVTYLATPGARWLAVRTNAISAVRSRDVHLQPTPRLGGLAMLLGMVVAVLLASQLEFLDDVFLDRQVWGIVGGAAIVCLLGWLDDVWDLDWMTKLAGQVLAAGFMAVQQVQLTSLPTPEGLYINSARLSLAATILVVVVAMNAVNFVDGLDGLAAGMIAIGGAAFFLYTYGLTQQASPDDFSSLAALMAAVLVGACLGFLPHNFFPSHIFMGDSGSMVLGLVFAGAAISVTGKIDPTVSDAALSGAQRAPLFLPLLLPLAVVLLPLLDMAMAVVRRVAAGKSPFHADRMHLHHRMLALGHSHRRAVLILYVWTAVFAFGAAALVRWRWQVVLAWLVVAVVVALLLTLGPLRTRGRFLDDDVASGALPAVGPPAGQGAAETAGPLLPADEPPALPPHHAPARPTREGRAS; this comes from the coding sequence GTGAGGACGTACGTCCTGCTGATGCTCGTCGCCGCGGCGGTGACCTACCTGGCCACCCCGGGCGCGCGCTGGCTCGCGGTGCGCACCAACGCGATCTCCGCGGTCCGCTCGCGCGACGTGCACCTGCAGCCGACGCCGCGGCTCGGCGGCCTGGCGATGCTGCTCGGGATGGTCGTGGCCGTGCTGCTCGCGTCCCAGCTCGAGTTCCTCGACGACGTGTTCCTCGACCGCCAGGTCTGGGGCATCGTCGGCGGGGCGGCCATCGTGTGCCTGCTCGGGTGGCTCGACGACGTGTGGGACCTCGACTGGATGACCAAGCTCGCGGGCCAGGTGCTCGCGGCCGGGTTCATGGCGGTGCAGCAGGTGCAGCTCACCTCGTTGCCCACGCCCGAGGGCCTCTACATCAACTCCGCCCGGCTCTCGCTGGCGGCGACGATCCTCGTGGTCGTGGTCGCGATGAACGCGGTCAACTTCGTCGACGGGCTCGACGGCCTCGCCGCGGGCATGATCGCCATCGGCGGCGCGGCGTTCTTCCTGTACACCTACGGCCTGACGCAGCAGGCGAGCCCCGACGACTTCTCGAGCCTCGCGGCGCTCATGGCGGCCGTGCTCGTCGGCGCGTGCCTCGGCTTCCTGCCGCACAACTTCTTCCCGTCGCACATCTTCATGGGCGACTCCGGATCGATGGTGCTCGGTCTGGTCTTCGCCGGCGCGGCGATCTCCGTGACCGGCAAGATCGACCCGACGGTGAGCGACGCGGCCCTGTCCGGTGCGCAGCGTGCCCCGCTGTTCCTCCCGCTGCTGCTGCCGCTCGCCGTCGTGCTGCTGCCCCTGCTCGACATGGCCATGGCGGTCGTGCGCCGCGTCGCCGCCGGCAAGTCCCCGTTCCACGCCGACCGCATGCACCTGCACCACCGCATGCTCGCGCTCGGCCACTCGCACCGCCGCGCGGTGCTCATCCTCTACGTGTGGACCGCGGTGTTCGCGTTCGGCGCCGCCGCGCTCGTGCGATGGCGGTGGCAGGTCGTGCTCGCGTGGCTCGTCGTCGCGGTCGTGGTCGCGCTGCTCCTCACGCTCGGCCCGCTGCGCACGCGCGGCCGGTTCCTCGACGACGACGTCGCGTCGGGCGCACTGCCCGCCGTGGGCCCTCCCGCCGGGCAGGGCGCCGCCGAGACTGCCGGCCCGCTCCTGCCGGCGGACGAACCTCCCGCCCTGCCCCCGCACCACGCACCCGCCCGACCGACCCGAGAAGGACGCGCGTCATGA